The following are encoded together in the Methanosarcina flavescens genome:
- a CDS encoding ABC transporter permease has protein sequence MEHSYFDEKLVFSGMYRVWGVLRSNIMLTIGILLFVLISMMAVMAPVISPHEPAEIHFEERLSPPSASFPLGTDQFGRCIFSRIVYGAQTSLFIAIISTLITVSAGILIGMYAGYFSRCDAFLMRLTDIMLAFPSIVLAIAIVGVIGPTPAGIILSLSISGWAKYARMIRGSTLSLKNGGFVEAARALGASEKYILFHHILPNSYGPIIEVATLGLGSKIIAISGLGFLGLGIQPPTPELGTILKDGLVYLQTAPMMSLSAGGMIMLFVLAVNLIGSELRSITDPRSNTIEL, from the coding sequence ATGGAACACTCATATTTTGATGAAAAGCTGGTATTTTCCGGAATGTACAGAGTATGGGGAGTTTTGCGGAGCAACATAATGCTTACAATTGGAATTTTATTATTTGTTCTCATTTCCATGATGGCCGTAATGGCTCCAGTGATCTCTCCACATGAGCCTGCAGAGATACACTTTGAAGAACGGTTATCTCCTCCGTCAGCGTCTTTTCCTCTCGGAACCGATCAGTTTGGAAGGTGTATTTTCAGCCGTATAGTGTACGGTGCACAGACTTCGCTCTTCATTGCAATCATTTCGACTCTGATCACAGTGTCTGCAGGAATTCTCATAGGGATGTATGCAGGTTATTTCAGCAGATGCGATGCCTTCCTGATGCGATTGACGGACATCATGCTTGCTTTCCCAAGTATAGTTCTTGCGATTGCGATTGTGGGAGTTATAGGCCCAACTCCTGCAGGAATTATTCTTTCTCTTTCCATTTCGGGTTGGGCAAAGTACGCACGAATGATCCGAGGATCTACTCTTTCGCTAAAAAATGGTGGATTCGTTGAAGCAGCCAGGGCACTTGGCGCTTCTGAGAAATACATTCTTTTCCACCATATTCTTCCCAACAGCTATGGACCTATCATAGAGGTCGCAACACTTGGACTGGGATCCAAGATTATTGCAATCTCCGGGCTTGGATTTCTAGGGCTTGGAATCCAGCCTCCCACCCCGGAACTGGGGACAATATTGAAGGATGGACTCGTATATCTACAGACTGCTCCGATGATGTCTTTATCTGCAGGTGGCATGATCATGCTGTTTGTCCTTGCTGTAAATCTTATCGGTTCCGAACTGAGATCCATTACTGATCCCAGATCTAACACAATAGAACTTTAA
- a CDS encoding DNA-directed RNA polymerase subunit P — MGYKCTRCKQKVEIDYEYTGIRCPYCGHRILVKERPTTIKRIKAE, encoded by the coding sequence ATGGGTTACAAATGCACTCGATGTAAGCAGAAAGTGGAAATCGACTACGAGTACACAGGCATAAGATGTCCCTACTGCGGGCACAGAATCCTGGTAAAAGAGCGTCCTACAACCATCAAGCGCATTAAGGCCGAATAA
- a CDS encoding 50S ribosomal protein L37ae yields MAKKFTKKGRISRSAGRFGSRYGRKDRKLVADLEERMRAPHVCAKCARPTVKRIGTGIWKCSKCGHTFAGGTYIPYTSVGQTLLRTMKNVAEAK; encoded by the coding sequence AAAAAAGTTTACTAAGAAAGGAAGAATTTCCAGATCAGCAGGCAGATTTGGCTCCAGATATGGAAGAAAGGACAGGAAGCTTGTTGCAGACCTGGAAGAACGCATGCGAGCCCCGCATGTATGTGCAAAATGCGCTCGCCCGACTGTTAAAAGGATCGGAACCGGTATCTGGAAGTGCAGCAAGTGCGGGCACACCTTCGCTGGCGGAACCTATATTCCGTATACCAGTGTAGGTCAGACTCTTCTGCGCACCATGAAGAATGTTGCTGAGGCAAAGTAA